Below is a genomic region from Castanea sativa cultivar Marrone di Chiusa Pesio chromosome 2, ASM4071231v1.
gaaaataatggaatagaattttacattttcagtcaattttgtttttatagtttgtttttttgtttgtttttttttttaaatagttcatttttcatgtgtttaatctctgtttggttgttgagaaaacTTAGGAAAGTATAGGAAATGAAGGAAAGTGTTTGATTTTACATTTTGAGCGCGTTTATATACATATTAGTTCATCTTTCATGTGTTTTATCTATGTTTGGTGGTTGAGAAAACGAAGGAACGTAATAGGAacacaaagacaaagaaaagtgtagaattttacattttgagtgtgttatttatttactttaaattAGTTCATTTTGTGTGTTTTATCTCTGTTACTTGTTTAGAAAACAAAGGGAAGTAGGCTTTTTGAGTGCTTTGCTGGCTCAGGTcccaatttttataaatatacataaacCCATGATTCATAGATTCAGTatctgattttttgttttttggttttctgtAACACTTGTAGTTGCTGACTAAAGTAAGATTTAGCTTAATTTTGGTAGTTGGATGATGCACAGTATTgatttttcattgattgaatCTGTGTCAAAGGCAAAGGGCAAAGAAAAAGAGGAGCTTGCTGAGACAATGGATAAGCTAAATATTGAGGGATCATCATCTTGGCAGGCTGGGACTTCGTCAACCAACTTCAAGAGAAAACCAGTTATCATCATTGTTGTAGGGATGGCAGGTAATTAAATTAACCCTAATCGGTTTTGTTTAAAAGTAATATTGGTtgtcttttcattgatttatatgggtttggatttttgggAACTTTTTGGTATGTTTACTGTTTGGAGATAAAGACTGAAAGATGTTATATGGATTTTCTTAGGGAGTGGAAAAACAACATTTCTTCATCGGCTGGTTTGCCACACCCAGGCTTCGAATATTAGGGGTTATGTGATGAACCTTGACCCTGCAGTGATGACACTTCCATATGGCGCTAACATTGATATAAGAGACACTGTGAAGTATAAGGAAGTGATGAAGCAGTACAATCTAGGACCTAATGGTGGAATTTTGACATCGCTTAACTTGTTTGCTACGAAGTTTGATGAGGTAAAGCTTACATGTCAAATATCTGCTTTAGAGTAGATCTGTTATTCTAGCCTATGAGTTCTAGCTCAATTGACACTTCCTCCTCCCACAATGATGGGGTGGAGGGTGTAGTCATGTTTTAAGACCCATCGATTGTGCAcataacttaccaataaaaaaatatatattaaactgTTAGAACAACTCAATTGTTTAGCACGTCCGGCTTCACCTTTGCCATTAATGAGGCCTtgttgtgagtcttgtgacCTATAGAATGGGTGGTATTACAGCCATTTATAAGTGTCCTCTTTGGACTATCAAActaattacttataaaaaaaaaactatcaaactAATAAACATCCTGAAGAAATCTCTTGGAGAAAAGGTTAGATTGGAATTGGCTGGTTTAAGCACATAGATTGTACTTCTGGTTCAATATCTATTAATTTGCATGCATAAGCCAAGCACTTTTCAGCCATGGATACTCTATGgtgattatatatttatggattGGTTTATGTTctcatttcaaaatcttttaCTCTCATTTATTGTCTGTTCCATTTTTCACCAagtatttttttgtataatgaTCTTTATGATGCCTTATATCAGGTTGTTTCTGTTATCGAGAAGCGAGCAGATCAGCTTGATTATGTTCTTGTGGATACTCCTggacaaattgaaatatttactTGGTCTGCTTCTGGTGCTATTATTACAGAAGCTTTTGCTTCAACCTTCCCTACTGTTGTCACTTATGTAGTTGATACGCCTCGTTCTTCAAGTCCAGTTACTTTCATGAGCAATATGTTATATGCTTGTAGTATACTTTACAAGACAAGGTTGCCTCTTGTGCTGGCATTCAACAAgactgatgtggctcaacatcaatttgccttggaggtttgtTTTTACTTGACCCTTCAAGTACATAATTTATGTTGAAGTTACATTATTTAAACCCTTGTGCTTCTAGCTTTCTACTTACcagaaaaatggaaaagaaaaaaaagaaaaaaaaaagaagaaaaaattactGATGCTTCTGTTTGGTGATAATTTTGATCATGTCTTATGTTGGTGAACCTTTGGAACTAAACCCCAAAGTCTGAACTAACAATTTCATTAGTCAAGCAAGTAACATTAATATCAATatgtttagatcttttgaagTCTATACTAGTTGGGACTTTGTTTCAGTGGTCTAGAATTTGGGGTTTCACACAATGTATTTCCATTTCTGATTTTCTACAATCTGTCAGTTTTTCTTCTTGAGTTACTTGTAATTGTTTTAAGTAGTGTTAATCATATGTactttttattcaataaaactTTGATtacctatattaaaaaaaaagatctattcAGGTACCCAGTCTGTTTGGTGCATTGAGAAGCTAAATTAGGGTAAACTCATTAGTGTTTGGGATCTTTGTAGTCTGGTTGAATTTGTATTACACAAAGCTGTGCATTTTCTATCATGCCAAATTTTGTTAGTGGTTCTAACAGAAAAATATAATGTTCATTTCTATCATGTTTGATTGCCAAGGTTATTTTGGAATTCTACCTCAGCTGGttagtcttttttatttatttttttaaaattattctaaatAGTTTTGCTCCTTTCTTTTCAAAGCCaaatgatgaaaaaagaaagaaaaagtaaatatcATTTATTCTCTTCACTTCTcgtattttctgaaaatttaaatttgactCTTCCTTTTGCCTCTTTTAAACAAAGTATTTGATATGATGGTCTAAATCTGATTCTCTGGATGCAGCTGTTTTCTCACCCTTTGCTTTGGACACTATAATtttttctcctttccctttGTTGTCTGGTTAACTTGCATATATATACAACcagattttgttttgtatttatatCCTTGTCTTGAATGCTGATGTGCATGCAGTGGATGGATGACTTTGAGGCCTTTCACGCAGCAGTAAGTTCAGACAGCTCATACACATCAACTCTAACTCAGAGCCTTGCCCTTGTTCTGGATGAGTTCTACAAGAATTTACGGTCAGTTGGTGTGTCTGCTGTTTCTGGTGCTGGAATAGACGCCTTCTTCAAGGCCATTGAAGCAAGTGCCGAGGAGTACATGGAAACTTACAAGTATTGCCTGAACTTGATAAATGTTCTCCTTGCTTTTTTGTTACAGTTCTATTGCTTGGCAATGCTATTGCTACCATAATGGTCAGACTAAATAATCAAACTTTTATTACTTTTGCTGCTTATTCTTGTTTGTGCAGGGCTGATCTCGACAAGAGATGGGCAGAGAAGCAACGTTTGGAGGAAGATCACAGGAAGGAGAACTTGGATAAATTGAGGAAGGATATGGAGAAATCTGGGGGAGAAACTGTTGTCTTGAGCACTGGTCTGAAGGACAAAGGAGATAGGAGTAAAACCATGATGGATGGGGAAGATGAAGAaatagaagatgaagatgatgatgattatgaGAGATTTACTGACGATGAAGATGCTAtagatgaggatgaggacgaAGATGAAGAAGTTTCCAGATTCTCCTTTTAGTACAGCTTCAATGCTGACAAAATTTTCTTGAACCAAAATTTTGTATAGAATTTTCACTAGTAACTAAATTTCTAAACCACTGATTTAACGCCATATAGTTTTGCATGACTTGTGATTCAAC
It encodes:
- the LOC142626182 gene encoding GPN-loop GTPase QQT2 is translated as MDIDSDSNSLNVKSSEEGAAMQMDSSDSSAAQAKGKEKEELAETMDKLNIEGSSSWQAGTSSTNFKRKPVIIIVVGMAGSGKTTFLHRLVCHTQASNIRGYVMNLDPAVMTLPYGANIDIRDTVKYKEVMKQYNLGPNGGILTSLNLFATKFDEVVSVIEKRADQLDYVLVDTPGQIEIFTWSASGAIITEAFASTFPTVVTYVVDTPRSSSPVTFMSNMLYACSILYKTRLPLVLAFNKTDVAQHQFALEWMDDFEAFHAAVSSDSSYTSTLTQSLALVLDEFYKNLRSVGVSAVSGAGIDAFFKAIEASAEEYMETYKADLDKRWAEKQRLEEDHRKENLDKLRKDMEKSGGETVVLSTGLKDKGDRSKTMMDGEDEEIEDEDDDDYERFTDDEDAIDEDEDEDEEVSRFSF